DNA sequence from the Lycium barbarum isolate Lr01 chromosome 5, ASM1917538v2, whole genome shotgun sequence genome:
accttccaaaacatcatgggacatctctgatactcccttactacggtgaggtacaGGTCgtactcatgctctgaaagtgcggggtgtaacacaaAAACCATTTGCTTGATCATGGGTACCAATTAACATGAGGAAAGAGAAGAAAGACCAAGTATACACTTTAAGACGAAACAAAATTGTAGAACTCAGGATGATACAATTATTGTGTTGTAAGAACGACGAATACATGGCCAAAGTACTGTCTTCTAAACCTGAAACTTTGGATGGATTTTTGTGATTTTCATACAAAATTGGTTGAGGTCTTTCATCGATCGTTAAGGTTTGAACAAAATAAATGTTTCCAATTTGTTGGTTTTGGCATCTTGATACATTTTAGTAGAGCTATGATGTGTTGAGCACCTTGAACTATGCGCCTCCTCAAGTAACAAGCGCCTCAAACCATCATCATCAAGAACACAAAGCCAACCACCACACAAATACATGCCAAAAGTATACAATAACTAAAATCAGGTGATTTTGTGAAACTATTTTAAATAACGATGATGCGGTTTATCCACCATGAACTTACCtactaaaaattaaaagaaagcaaatGCTCCACCTTCTTAATGTATTCTTTATACTATCTCCAGATAAGAAAAAATATGTACTTGGTATATACATCAAACTACGTTAAATTGCCACgaatgatgaaaaatgaggtgAGAAAGTGGAGAATTCTAATATAAGTAACAGTTTATATGAAAACATATGCCTTGTATATTCATTCGATTGATGTAAACATCAAGTTCAAATAAGTTTTTCCCTATATCTACGTGTATCGGATACATTTTCCTACTCGAGTCCATGTATCCATTTATAATTCAGGACCTGGCCAATTCGATTAGTTCAAACTTCAAACTGTAacgtgttttttttattttttttattttatagctTTGGTATGCGTTTCAAATGTAAGTCCATGAATCCTATATATGACCATTTAGATTCATTTTTGACCATTTAGATTCATTTTTGTTTCGTAATTTTGTAATCCACTAAAGTCTTATAAAATCATAACATGTTTGTTCAAATAAGCAAAAGTAGACCATGTCTATTTGGTACTCATGAGGGAAAGTAGACCATGTCTATTTGGTACTCATGGGGGACTATTTCGTAAGTAATTAGCTAATAACTGCTTCTCTCATCCACCAGTGTGTGATGGGATAGATGAGATCTCTCCACATTTAATTAAAGATCTTGAATTCCAGTGCGGAAATGAAAGAGCTTCTGGTAAAAAGCGCTTCCCCTTAAATGAAACCCACACGAGGCTATTCCAACTTTATCGCCGGTTTCAAATCAAATGATCAAACCAAAAACAATAATCTTTGTTGAGCACTAAATTTAGTTCATTCAAAATCCTTCTTATTGATTACCTTTACCATAAATATTTGTTGAAATGGGTAGTTAggaacatatgtatatatttctgtacatTTAGATACATTATATTGCTACAATAAATTGACTGCAATTAATTTCTTCCTTCACTTCAAAAGAAACTAACAGTACACAAAAGCCAATCAAACTAAAATTAACTAATTTCATTCTTCTTTCTGCTTCCACTCCAACCCTATAAACCTACAAGGAGAATACCTAATTTTGTATTCAGAAATAGTCTCCAGCCTAGGTGACCAAATTTGCCCTTTTGGACCAACCAATTGTTCATAATGTTTCTTCAATTCAGGTGTATTACATAAAAACTTACCATCACTAGGACTTGTTTTAGCTGTAACAATATCCTGTTGATCTTCATTTCTTCTTGTAAGTAGCTTAATTATGAACTCTGGTGACACTTTTATCAAAACCCTACCATTTTCCGCTTTAACGTGTTGAAAAATAGGGCTCCGGAAGTTGACTGGAGCCCGTCTAGGGTTTGAGCCTAGGGTAGCCAGAGTAGAGGCCGAGAGCACGTTGCATGAT
Encoded proteins:
- the LOC132642109 gene encoding uncharacterized protein LOC132642109; translation: MVNLIFHDGTTRMVTGKRLAGEIMFEFPDCMVCHADSFYIGNPIPSLNIDDKLKNGDTYFIFPLDYFSSCNVLSASTLATLGSNPRRAPVNFRSPIFQHVKAENGRVLIKVSPEFIIKLLTRRNEDQQDIVTAKTSPSDGKFLCNTPELKKHYEQLVGPKGQIWSPRLETISEYKIRYSPCRFIGLEWKQKEE